The Polynucleobacter sp. TSB-Sco08W16 genome includes a region encoding these proteins:
- a CDS encoding cryptochrome/photolyase family protein, with protein MISSKRLILILGDQLDLQGAALRNFNFQTDEIIMIESAAEAQYVWTHKAKIALFLSAMRHFAQTLSNLKYPLAYIKNSSLPIVEVLKEKLIKDGITHLICVEPGEWRLKQQIEEMAATLKIKLEMREDDHFFCSHQEFIAWVADKKELRLEYFYRLMRKTHNILLDADGNPEGGQWNFDQDNRKPYPKKGPGIIEAPVLFAPDAMTQEVIEFVNQAYAKHPGSLEAFSWPVNREQALEALDYFIEYRLRNFGIYQDAMWTDTPFGWHSILSSSLNLKLLNPREVIAAVLVAWKKYSLDLSTVEGFIRQILGWREFVRGMYYLDMPQMAQDNYYKHQRSLPKWYWTGNTKMSCMRDAVGQTLQYGYAHHIQRLMVTGNFALLAEILPKEVCDWYLAIYVDAIEWVELPNTAGMALFANGGRFTSKPYIASGAYIKRMSNYCDSCKYKPDVRFGETACPVTTLYWNFLIKHRAQFESSPRTRLMTANLKRISDDDQQAIVLHAEHVLNRLDDL; from the coding sequence ATGATCTCCTCCAAAAGACTTATCCTGATTCTGGGGGATCAGTTGGATTTACAGGGTGCCGCCCTACGAAATTTTAATTTCCAGACTGATGAAATCATCATGATTGAGTCGGCAGCTGAGGCTCAGTATGTATGGACACATAAGGCAAAGATTGCACTATTTTTATCGGCTATGCGCCACTTTGCGCAAACCTTAAGCAACCTCAAGTATCCCCTTGCCTATATTAAAAATTCATCTCTGCCCATCGTAGAGGTCTTAAAAGAAAAGCTGATTAAAGATGGCATTACCCATCTCATTTGTGTGGAGCCTGGAGAGTGGCGCTTAAAGCAGCAAATTGAAGAAATGGCTGCAACACTCAAGATTAAGCTTGAGATGCGTGAAGACGACCATTTCTTTTGCTCTCATCAAGAGTTTATTGCTTGGGTTGCTGACAAAAAAGAGCTGAGGTTGGAGTACTTTTATCGCCTTATGCGCAAGACTCACAATATATTGCTTGACGCAGATGGGAATCCAGAAGGCGGCCAATGGAATTTTGATCAAGATAATCGTAAGCCATATCCCAAGAAGGGCCCGGGAATTATTGAGGCACCAGTCTTATTTGCGCCGGATGCAATGACACAAGAAGTGATTGAATTCGTAAATCAAGCTTATGCAAAACACCCTGGATCTTTAGAAGCCTTTTCTTGGCCAGTGAATCGTGAGCAGGCATTAGAAGCCTTAGATTATTTCATTGAGTATCGCCTGCGAAACTTTGGGATCTATCAAGATGCCATGTGGACTGATACTCCTTTTGGTTGGCATTCTATTCTCTCTAGCTCACTGAATTTAAAGCTATTAAATCCTCGTGAGGTGATTGCTGCAGTTCTTGTCGCTTGGAAAAAATATTCTTTAGATCTTTCTACGGTTGAAGGTTTTATCCGGCAAATCTTAGGATGGCGTGAGTTTGTCCGAGGTATGTACTACCTAGATATGCCGCAGATGGCACAAGATAACTATTACAAACATCAGAGGTCTTTGCCAAAATGGTATTGGACTGGTAATACAAAAATGTCTTGTATGAGAGACGCAGTCGGTCAGACTCTGCAATATGGCTATGCGCATCACATTCAGCGCCTTATGGTGACTGGTAACTTTGCCCTCTTAGCGGAGATTCTTCCAAAAGAGGTGTGTGATTGGTACTTGGCAATTTATGTTGATGCGATTGAATGGGTGGAGCTCCCAAATACTGCTGGCATGGCTTTGTTTGCTAACGGCGGGCGCTTTACTAGTAAGCCCTATATCGCCAGCGGTGCCTATATCAAGCGTATGAGTAATTATTGCGATTCTTGCAAATACAAGCCCGATGTCCGCTTTGGGGAAACGGCTTGCCCTGTTACTACCCTGTATTGGAATTTTTTAATTAAGCATCGTGCTCAGTTTGAGTCAAGCCCACGTACCAGACTCATGACGGCAAATCTGAAGCGCATTAGTGATGACGATCAGCAAGCGATTGTTCTTCATGCAGAGCATGTGTTGAATCGCTTGGATGATCTCTAA